Proteins from a genomic interval of Nocardioides jishulii:
- a CDS encoding PqqD family protein, protein MTALARRTSVLHVGDAARVVLLDLDDAAHPPRILTGPAAEIWAAVDGRRSLADVTQEVAEAFGAPVDEVADDVSAFVATLLREGLLQEVA, encoded by the coding sequence ATGACGGCGCTCGCCCGCAGGACCTCGGTGCTCCACGTCGGTGACGCGGCGCGCGTCGTCCTGCTCGACCTGGACGACGCCGCCCACCCCCCTCGGATCCTCACCGGTCCGGCAGCGGAGATCTGGGCTGCGGTGGACGGACGGCGCTCGCTCGCCGACGTGACCCAGGAGGTCGCCGAGGCCTTCGGGGCCCCGGTCGACGAGGTGGCTGACGACGTCTCCGCCTTCGTGGCCACGTTGCTGCGCGAAGGGCTCCTCCAGGAGGTGGCGTGA
- a CDS encoding polysaccharide biosynthesis tyrosine autokinase, producing MELKDYVRLLRNHWRGVLAIAVVCVVMGAGWTATRSPVYAANANGFVTTSETDDNTSLASVNDSLAKSKATSFLQIARSRAVAERVIDDLGLEESPGSLVGSIEAIQPPDTVLIQITARAGTPELAVELADAWVAALADTVEEIQNPQGKGTAPLRIMPVEAADLPSAPISPDPVRNLALSLLVGLLLGFGYAVLRGTFDRRLMSKREIEERFSVSVVGQIPVTDLLNRGDSGRTQLAVDADARIFGQGPASEAFRKLRTNLTYMDVDNPPRVIVVSSPMPGDGKSTVSANLVAAIERSGQPVILVDGDLRRPMVASSLGLVEGVGLTDVLTGKIGIEDALQRIPGHDGLRVLAAGPVPPNPSELLGSQAMRNLLARLSQDAIVVIDAPPLLPVTDGAILAARTDGALIVISTGKTKDHHLESALEHLERVDAKTLGVIVNRVPQKRKVLGYGSYGGYGSYGGYGGYASRSEKKESKAVTKAARREQQPKRRLARK from the coding sequence GTGGAGTTGAAGGACTACGTACGGCTGTTGCGCAACCACTGGCGCGGCGTGCTGGCGATCGCCGTGGTGTGCGTGGTCATGGGGGCTGGATGGACCGCCACCCGGTCCCCCGTCTACGCGGCCAACGCCAACGGGTTCGTGACCACGTCCGAGACCGACGACAACACCTCGCTGGCCTCGGTCAACGACAGCCTCGCCAAGTCGAAGGCCACCTCCTTCCTCCAGATCGCGCGTAGCCGCGCCGTCGCCGAGCGCGTGATCGACGACCTCGGGCTCGAGGAGTCCCCCGGGTCCCTGGTCGGCAGCATCGAGGCGATCCAGCCGCCCGACACCGTGCTCATCCAGATCACCGCTCGCGCTGGCACGCCCGAGCTCGCGGTCGAGCTGGCCGACGCGTGGGTCGCCGCCCTCGCCGACACGGTCGAGGAGATCCAGAACCCCCAGGGCAAGGGCACCGCTCCGCTGCGCATCATGCCGGTCGAGGCTGCCGACCTGCCGAGCGCGCCGATCTCCCCCGACCCTGTCCGCAACCTGGCGCTCTCTCTGCTCGTCGGACTGCTGCTCGGCTTCGGCTACGCCGTGCTGCGCGGCACCTTCGACCGCCGCCTGATGAGCAAGCGTGAGATCGAGGAGAGGTTCTCGGTCAGCGTCGTGGGCCAGATCCCGGTCACTGACCTGCTCAACCGCGGCGACTCCGGTCGTACACAGCTCGCCGTCGACGCAGACGCCCGGATCTTCGGCCAGGGCCCTGCCTCGGAGGCCTTCCGCAAGCTCCGGACCAACCTCACCTACATGGACGTCGACAACCCGCCGCGCGTCATCGTCGTCTCCAGCCCGATGCCCGGTGACGGCAAGTCGACGGTCTCCGCCAACCTGGTGGCGGCCATCGAGCGCTCCGGCCAGCCCGTCATCCTCGTCGACGGCGACCTGCGTCGCCCGATGGTCGCGTCCAGCCTCGGCCTCGTCGAGGGCGTCGGCCTCACCGACGTGCTCACTGGCAAGATCGGCATCGAGGATGCCCTGCAGCGCATCCCCGGCCACGACGGCCTCCGCGTGCTCGCCGCCGGCCCGGTGCCTCCCAACCCCAGCGAGCTGCTCGGCTCGCAGGCGATGCGCAACCTGCTCGCGCGACTGTCGCAGGATGCCATCGTCGTCATCGACGCTCCCCCGCTGCTCCCGGTCACCGACGGGGCGATCCTCGCGGCCCGCACCGACGGTGCGCTCATCGTGATCTCGACGGGCAAGACCAAGGACCACCACCTCGAGAGCGCGTTGGAGCACCTCGAGCGCGTCGACGCCAAGACCCTCGGCGTCATCGTCAACCGGGTGCCGCAGAAGCGGAAGGTCCTCGGCTACGGGTCCTACGGCGGCTACGGCTCCTACGGAGGTTACGGCGGCTACGCCTCGCGCAGCGAGAAGAAGGAGTCGAAGGCGGTCACCAAGGCCGCCCGTCGCGAGCAGCAGCCCAAGCGTCGCCTCGCTCGCAAGTGA
- a CDS encoding ATP-binding protein, producing MVDNSSEAETASVALHLMGVVVEVRPTGTRSAELRTDLLRAWERCLPGRPGVVATADATLEVCLDDDPEVAAQARGRGAVAGTDLFVVMDEVSSQLTQVALEQVVGKKWLLHACALADTTTGRTVVLVAPSGTGKTTAARTLGRTLGYLTDETAVIGLDGSIVPFAKPLSLLVDGRRPKRQVSPAEAGLVAAPSECTVVAVALLQRESEPTEVRVEDVPMVEGLARLAEQTSSLHLLERPLHTVADLLRERGGLRRLVYSEAEDLVPVISGWLRDPDAATDPEAAGAAAASQPVLEGIQP from the coding sequence ATGGTGGATAACTCGAGCGAGGCCGAGACCGCGTCCGTCGCCCTGCATCTGATGGGGGTGGTCGTCGAGGTGCGCCCCACGGGCACCCGCTCGGCGGAGCTGCGCACCGACCTCCTCCGCGCCTGGGAGCGTTGCCTCCCCGGCCGACCCGGCGTCGTCGCCACGGCGGACGCCACCCTCGAGGTCTGCCTCGACGACGACCCGGAGGTGGCGGCGCAGGCGCGCGGGCGCGGCGCCGTCGCCGGCACTGACCTCTTCGTCGTGATGGACGAGGTCAGCAGCCAGCTCACCCAGGTGGCCCTCGAGCAGGTCGTCGGGAAGAAGTGGCTGCTCCACGCCTGCGCCCTCGCCGACACCACCACCGGGCGCACCGTGGTGCTGGTCGCCCCGTCGGGCACCGGCAAGACGACCGCGGCGCGCACCCTGGGCCGTACGTTGGGCTACCTCACCGACGAGACCGCGGTGATCGGCCTGGACGGCTCGATCGTCCCCTTCGCCAAGCCGCTCTCCCTCCTGGTCGACGGCAGGCGCCCCAAGCGCCAGGTGTCACCGGCCGAGGCAGGCCTCGTGGCGGCTCCGTCCGAGTGCACGGTGGTCGCGGTCGCGCTGCTCCAGCGCGAGTCGGAGCCGACCGAGGTGCGGGTCGAGGACGTGCCCATGGTCGAGGGGTTGGCGCGGCTCGCCGAGCAGACCTCCTCCCTCCACCTGCTCGAACGCCCGCTGCACACCGTCGCCGACCTGCTGCGCGAGCGCGGGGGACTGCGGCGCCTCGTCTACTCGGAGGCCGAGGACCTGGTCCCGGTCATCAGCGGGTGGCTGCGAGACCCCGATGCTGCGACCGACCCTGAGGCCGCCGGCGCCGCCGCGGCGTCCCAGCCCGTCCTGGAAGGGATCCAGCCGTGA
- the mshB gene encoding N-acetyl-1-D-myo-inositol-2-amino-2-deoxy-alpha-D-glucopyranoside deacetylase, with the protein MTSQPTSLPEQRILLVHAHPDDEAIGNGATMAKYVAEGRHVTLVTCTAGEQGEILVPELEHLAADRDDALGPVRREELAAAMAELGVTDHRFLGGFGTYRDSGMKWHPEGHAVPADEIHDNAFWRADLTEAADHLVAVIREVRPQVLVTYDQFGGYGHPDHIQAHRVATYAVALAAVPSYRRDLGEAHDVAKVYWTAMSESRMRDGLRRLRAAGDETTFEGMDPEGPMLMASPDEDLAAAVDAQAFIEQKMASMRAHSTQITVDGPFFALSNNVGSQAFGIEYYRLAKGTLGPVGPEGLETDLFAGL; encoded by the coding sequence ATGACCTCCCAGCCGACCTCGCTGCCCGAGCAGCGGATCCTGCTCGTGCACGCCCACCCCGACGACGAGGCGATCGGCAACGGCGCCACGATGGCGAAGTACGTCGCCGAGGGACGCCACGTCACCCTGGTCACCTGCACCGCGGGGGAGCAGGGCGAGATCCTGGTCCCCGAGCTGGAGCACCTGGCCGCCGACCGCGACGACGCGCTCGGCCCGGTCCGCCGCGAGGAGCTGGCGGCCGCGATGGCCGAGCTCGGGGTGACCGACCACCGCTTCCTCGGCGGCTTCGGCACCTACCGGGACTCCGGCATGAAGTGGCACCCCGAGGGCCACGCGGTGCCCGCCGACGAGATCCACGACAACGCCTTCTGGCGTGCCGACCTCACCGAGGCGGCCGACCACCTCGTCGCCGTGATCCGCGAGGTGCGCCCGCAGGTCCTGGTCACCTACGACCAGTTCGGTGGCTACGGCCACCCCGACCACATCCAGGCGCACCGCGTCGCGACGTACGCCGTCGCCCTGGCCGCCGTGCCGTCCTACCGCCGTGACCTCGGCGAGGCCCACGACGTGGCGAAGGTCTACTGGACCGCCATGTCGGAGTCGCGGATGCGCGACGGCCTGCGTCGGCTGCGGGCCGCCGGTGACGAGACCACCTTCGAGGGCATGGACCCCGAGGGCCCGATGCTGATGGCCTCGCCCGACGAGGACCTCGCCGCTGCCGTCGACGCCCAGGCCTTCATCGAGCAGAAGATGGCCTCGATGCGCGCCCACTCCACCCAGATCACCGTCGACGGGCCGTTCTTCGCCCTCTCCAACAACGTGGGCTCCCAGGCCTTCGGCATCGAGTACTACCGCCTGGCCAAGGGGACGCTGGGCCCGGTGGGGCCCGAGGGTCTGGAGACCGACCTCTTCGCGGGTCTGTGA
- a CDS encoding VanW family protein: MFASKSDPVSTSAPVEDSEEKAGGRVVVGLLLGIVLLVGGAYVVAHQVTGGKVPRGTTVAGVAIGGSSAEEAEQRLRDGLEDRVDQPLELVVGDEKRSVTPAEAGLSVDYAGSIEAAGGGSSWAPERLWTYFTGGHDLDAKVDLDEAAFDGLLDELGEEYGNLPVEGAVTFVDGRIRTTDPEPGQAIDAEVARKAFLTAYLGPSQEVELELEQQQPEIDEADVAAALNDFANAAVSEPVELVFDETTVRLSPRDYSKAIALETVDGVLQPKLRPKQLKAVLADALAGDGGPVEATVALKNGKPVVVPDEPGVAFEQKEVNDLFLDLVAAEPDKRRATVEAEVARSDFRTDDAEALNIKEVVADVTTQFPYAEYRNINIGRAAELINGTVLKPGETFSMNDTVGERTRENGFTEGFMIADGVFKEDLGGGVSQMATTLFNGAFFAGLEDVEHKPHSFYISRYPVGREATVAWGSVDLRFKNDTDHGVLIEAKVTPATPSSQGVVRVRMWSTKVWDIKAVTGDRYNFTPPKTRTMTTSSCVPNSGYGGFEINVKRVFRKAGESKVVRTENFHTTYTPSDTVVCKKP, from the coding sequence GTGTTTGCTTCGAAGTCCGACCCCGTCTCGACCTCCGCCCCTGTCGAGGACTCCGAGGAGAAGGCTGGCGGCCGTGTGGTCGTCGGGCTGCTCCTCGGCATCGTCCTCCTCGTCGGAGGTGCCTACGTGGTCGCCCACCAGGTCACCGGTGGCAAGGTGCCCCGCGGTACGACGGTGGCGGGCGTCGCCATCGGCGGCAGCTCCGCCGAGGAGGCCGAGCAGCGCCTGCGTGACGGCCTCGAGGACCGCGTGGACCAGCCCCTCGAGCTGGTCGTCGGCGACGAGAAGCGCTCGGTCACACCCGCGGAGGCCGGGCTCTCGGTCGACTACGCGGGGTCGATCGAGGCGGCCGGCGGCGGCAGCTCGTGGGCGCCGGAGCGGCTGTGGACGTACTTCACCGGTGGACACGACCTCGACGCGAAGGTCGACCTCGACGAGGCGGCGTTCGACGGCCTGCTCGACGAGCTCGGTGAGGAGTACGGCAACCTGCCCGTGGAGGGCGCGGTGACCTTCGTCGACGGCCGGATCCGCACCACTGATCCCGAGCCTGGTCAGGCGATCGACGCCGAGGTCGCCCGCAAGGCCTTCCTGACCGCCTACCTCGGGCCCTCCCAGGAAGTGGAGCTGGAGCTCGAGCAGCAGCAGCCGGAGATCGACGAGGCCGACGTCGCGGCGGCGCTCAACGACTTCGCCAACGCGGCCGTCTCGGAGCCCGTCGAGCTGGTCTTCGACGAGACCACCGTGCGGCTCTCGCCCCGCGACTACTCCAAGGCGATCGCCCTGGAGACGGTCGACGGCGTCTTGCAGCCGAAGCTGCGCCCCAAGCAGCTCAAGGCGGTCCTCGCGGACGCACTCGCCGGCGACGGCGGCCCGGTGGAGGCCACGGTCGCCCTGAAGAACGGCAAACCCGTCGTGGTTCCCGACGAGCCCGGCGTGGCCTTCGAGCAGAAGGAGGTCAACGACCTCTTCCTCGACCTGGTGGCGGCCGAGCCCGACAAGCGTCGCGCCACGGTGGAGGCCGAGGTCGCCCGCTCCGACTTCCGCACGGACGACGCCGAGGCGCTGAACATCAAGGAGGTGGTCGCTGACGTGACCACCCAGTTCCCCTACGCCGAGTACCGCAACATCAACATCGGCCGGGCTGCGGAGCTCATCAACGGCACCGTGCTCAAGCCCGGTGAGACGTTCTCGATGAACGACACGGTGGGTGAGCGCACCCGCGAGAATGGGTTCACCGAGGGCTTCATGATCGCCGACGGCGTCTTCAAGGAAGACCTGGGCGGCGGAGTCTCGCAGATGGCGACCACCCTCTTCAACGGCGCCTTCTTCGCCGGTCTCGAGGACGTCGAGCACAAGCCGCACTCCTTCTACATCAGCCGCTACCCGGTGGGTCGCGAGGCGACCGTCGCCTGGGGCTCGGTCGACCTGCGCTTCAAGAACGACACCGACCACGGCGTCCTCATCGAGGCGAAGGTGACCCCGGCGACCCCGTCGAGCCAGGGTGTCGTGCGCGTACGCATGTGGTCGACGAAGGTGTGGGACATCAAGGCCGTCACCGGTGACCGCTACAACTTCACCCCGCCCAAGACCCGCACCATGACGACCTCCAGCTGCGTGCCCAACAGCGGCTACGGCGGCTTCGAGATCAACGTGAAGCGCGTCTTCCGCAAGGCCGGCGAGAGCAAGGTCGTGCGGACGGAGAACTTCCACACCACGTACACGCCCTCCGACACGGTCGTCTGCAAGAAGCCCTGA
- a CDS encoding GNAT family N-acetyltransferase, whose translation MAVSPDTPQVSPMPEGPSAGRHGLGPHVVGQRVVVRRILPGETGPTGGPAMTDTLGECLSWGRGLCELRTADGTLVTIHLADIVSGKPVPPRPSVRLRRPPRELHLRADAWPGTERRQLGEWVLRAAGRVPDAQHPQGRLLRRANSALAMGDPGVPVAAAAEVVRAFYEERGQAALATVVVDDAVDRELAALGWGLDPVGEVLVQVAAPSRVVRSLRPGRGADGEEVDLAEEAATGAGVARAVARLGEHASVRAHLDGDVVTLHDLWVAEAQRRGGLAGRLVADALDWASSHGATTAQVQVSATNVAAVQFWSVTGFSTHHAYRYRTC comes from the coding sequence GTGGCCGTTTCTCCCGACACCCCCCAAGTCTCCCCCATGCCCGAGGGCCCCTCGGCCGGCCGACACGGGCTGGGACCGCACGTGGTCGGACAGCGGGTGGTGGTGCGCCGCATCCTGCCCGGCGAGACCGGCCCCACCGGCGGTCCGGCGATGACCGACACCCTCGGGGAATGCCTCTCCTGGGGCCGGGGTCTCTGCGAGCTCCGCACCGCCGACGGCACCCTCGTCACGATCCACCTGGCCGACATCGTCTCCGGCAAGCCGGTCCCCCCGCGCCCCTCGGTGCGGCTGCGTCGCCCGCCTCGCGAGCTGCACCTGCGCGCCGACGCCTGGCCGGGCACCGAGCGCCGACAGCTCGGCGAGTGGGTGCTGCGGGCGGCCGGACGGGTGCCGGACGCCCAGCACCCGCAGGGACGTCTCCTGCGCCGGGCCAACTCCGCGCTGGCGATGGGCGACCCCGGCGTCCCGGTGGCGGCGGCGGCCGAGGTCGTGCGCGCCTTCTACGAGGAGCGCGGGCAGGCGGCGCTCGCCACGGTCGTCGTGGACGACGCCGTCGACCGCGAGCTGGCCGCCCTGGGCTGGGGGCTCGACCCGGTCGGCGAGGTGCTCGTCCAGGTGGCCGCCCCCTCCCGGGTCGTACGTTCCCTGCGTCCCGGGCGCGGCGCGGACGGCGAGGAGGTCGACCTCGCCGAGGAGGCAGCCACCGGTGCCGGCGTGGCCCGCGCGGTCGCCCGCCTGGGCGAGCATGCGAGCGTCCGGGCCCACCTCGATGGCGACGTGGTCACCCTGCACGACCTCTGGGTCGCCGAGGCGCAGCGGCGCGGCGGACTGGCGGGCCGGCTGGTGGCCGACGCGCTGGACTGGGCCTCCTCGCACGGCGCGACGACCGCCCAGGTCCAGGTGAGCGCGACGAACGTCGCCGCGGTGCAGTTCTGGAGCGTGACGGGCTTCAGCACCCACCACGCCTACCGCTACCGCACCTGCTGA
- the fdxA gene encoding ferredoxin: MTYVIAQPCVDVKDRACVDECPVDCIYEGKRMLYIHPDECVDCGACEPVCPVEAIFYEDDTPEEWKDYYDANVNFFDDLGSPGGAAKMGEIDKDHPMIAALPPQNQA, translated from the coding sequence GTGACCTACGTCATCGCCCAGCCGTGTGTCGACGTCAAGGACCGCGCGTGCGTCGACGAGTGCCCCGTCGACTGCATCTACGAGGGCAAGCGCATGCTGTACATCCACCCGGACGAGTGCGTTGACTGTGGTGCCTGTGAGCCGGTCTGCCCGGTGGAGGCCATCTTCTACGAGGACGACACCCCCGAGGAGTGGAAGGACTACTACGACGCCAACGTCAACTTCTTCGACGACCTCGGCTCGCCCGGTGGCGCGGCCAAGATGGGTGAGATCGACAAGGACCACCCGATGATCGCCGCACTGCCCCCGCAGAACCAGGCCTGA
- the dapC gene encoding succinyldiaminopimelate transaminase, with protein sequence MPTHVRSAVSATLPDFPWDKLTEHAARARTHAGGIVDLSVGTPVDPTPQLAQQALCDAADSPGYPVTIGRVETRQAIVDWLGRTCGVQGIGLDGVLPVIGSKELIGALPLHLGLGAGDLIVQPALAYPTYEVGAALVGAEIIATDSLTAIGPRTPALLWLNSPSNPTGRVLPVDHLKKVVDWCRERGVLLVSDECYIECAWDEDNLPVSVLHPDVCGDSHEGILTVHSLSKRSNLAGYRAAFVAGDPTVVAELLAVRKNLGLQMPDPQQKVMAAVLGDDAHVVEQHARYAARRRDLKAALEGAGFTVEHSEASLYLWTTREGEETSCWDLVEWFSERGILVAPGDFYGAAGRRHVRVAFTATDERVTAAVERLRAS encoded by the coding sequence GTGCCGACCCACGTGCGCAGCGCGGTCTCGGCCACGCTGCCGGACTTCCCGTGGGACAAGCTCACCGAGCACGCTGCTCGGGCGCGCACCCACGCCGGCGGCATCGTCGACCTCTCCGTCGGGACGCCGGTCGACCCGACGCCCCAGCTCGCCCAGCAGGCGCTGTGCGACGCGGCTGACTCGCCGGGCTACCCGGTGACCATCGGCCGGGTGGAGACCCGTCAGGCGATCGTCGACTGGCTCGGGCGCACCTGCGGCGTGCAGGGGATCGGCCTCGACGGCGTCCTTCCGGTGATCGGCTCCAAGGAGCTGATCGGCGCACTGCCGCTGCACCTGGGTCTGGGCGCGGGCGACCTCATCGTCCAGCCGGCGCTGGCCTACCCGACGTACGAGGTCGGTGCCGCACTCGTGGGCGCGGAGATCATCGCGACCGACAGCCTCACCGCGATCGGGCCGCGTACGCCCGCCCTGCTGTGGCTCAACAGCCCCTCCAACCCGACCGGCAGGGTGCTGCCCGTCGACCACCTCAAGAAGGTCGTCGACTGGTGCCGCGAGCGCGGCGTGCTGCTGGTCTCCGACGAGTGCTACATCGAGTGCGCCTGGGACGAGGACAACCTGCCCGTCTCGGTGCTGCACCCCGACGTCTGCGGTGACAGCCACGAGGGCATCCTGACCGTCCACTCGCTGTCGAAGCGCTCCAACCTGGCGGGCTACCGCGCCGCCTTCGTCGCTGGCGACCCCACGGTCGTGGCCGAGCTGCTCGCGGTCCGCAAGAACCTGGGCCTGCAGATGCCCGACCCGCAGCAGAAGGTGATGGCCGCCGTGCTGGGCGACGACGCCCACGTCGTCGAGCAGCACGCCCGCTACGCGGCGCGTCGCCGCGACCTGAAGGCCGCCCTCGAGGGCGCGGGCTTCACCGTGGAGCACAGCGAGGCCAGCCTCTACCTGTGGACGACGCGCGAGGGCGAGGAGACCAGCTGCTGGGACCTCGTCGAGTGGTTCAGCGAGCGCGGCATCCTCGTGGCGCCGGGCGACTTCTACGGGGCCGCCGGACGCCGCCACGTGCGGGTCGCCTTCACCGCCACCGACGAACGGGTCACCGCGGCCGTCGAGCGCCTGCGCGCCTCCTGA
- a CDS encoding ABC transporter ATP-binding protein, whose product MTETLDLHGTTTGTPESVVSVQGVTKRYGHTVVVDDVRLDLPTGGVTALIGPNGAGKSTLLSIMGRLLGADEGRVEVAGLDVATTRGDVLARRLAVLRQENRLDIRLTVRDLVAFGRYPHSKGRPTADDLAHVERALDYLDLGDLADRFLDQLSGGQRQRAFVAMVLCQNADVVLLDEPLNNLDLRHGVAMMGRLRDAARELGRTIVVVVHDINVASCYADTIVAMTQGRVVASGTPDEIIQPDLLGSIYGLPVAVHELGGQRIATYYC is encoded by the coding sequence ATGACCGAGACCTTGGACCTGCACGGCACGACCACCGGGACGCCCGAGAGCGTGGTGAGCGTGCAGGGAGTGACCAAGCGCTACGGGCACACCGTCGTCGTCGACGACGTACGCCTCGACCTGCCCACCGGAGGGGTGACGGCGCTCATCGGTCCCAACGGAGCCGGAAAGTCGACGCTGCTGTCGATCATGGGGCGGCTCCTGGGCGCGGACGAGGGCCGGGTCGAGGTCGCAGGCCTGGACGTCGCCACGACGCGCGGCGACGTGCTCGCCCGTCGGCTCGCGGTGCTGCGCCAGGAGAACCGGCTCGACATCCGGCTCACGGTGCGCGACCTCGTGGCCTTCGGTCGCTACCCGCACTCCAAGGGCCGTCCCACCGCCGACGACCTCGCCCACGTGGAGCGGGCACTGGACTACCTCGACCTGGGCGACCTGGCCGACCGCTTCCTCGACCAGCTCTCGGGTGGACAGCGTCAGCGCGCCTTCGTCGCCATGGTGCTCTGCCAGAACGCCGACGTCGTGCTGCTCGACGAGCCGCTCAACAACCTCGACCTCCGCCACGGCGTGGCGATGATGGGCCGCCTGCGTGACGCCGCCCGCGAGCTGGGCCGCACGATCGTGGTGGTCGTCCACGACATCAACGTGGCGTCCTGCTACGCCGACACGATCGTGGCGATGACGCAAGGCCGGGTGGTCGCGAGCGGCACCCCCGACGAGATCATCCAGCCCGACCTGCTCGGCAGCATCTACGGGCTTCCCGTGGCCGTCCACGAGCTCGGTGGGCAGCGCATCGCCACCTACTACTGCTGA
- a CDS encoding iron chelate uptake ABC transporter family permease subunit: MRPETLTTPPPSAGATQPRSRRTSSPTARLTVGAAVALAVVAGFLLADTHGYAELVVPLRLRRLAALILVGWAISLSTVLFQTVTGNRILTPSLMGFDALFLLLQTVVVFAFSSQALREVDPRVQFLAETLLMVGFALTLFRWLFTSGRHGLHVLILVGMVFATLFRSITSFLQRLIDPSEFQVLQDLMFASFTTVDEDLVWMTAAVVTVATALVVRRLHVYDVLALGAETATNLGLDHRRETTKVLALVAVLVSVSTALVGPITFFGLLVAHLAYQLAGTHRHAVVLPMAGLAAVVCLVGGQFVLERLLEVTTTLSVVIELVGGLTFIALLIHRARRNLA; this comes from the coding sequence ATGCGTCCTGAGACCCTCACCACTCCCCCTCCGTCGGCTGGTGCGACCCAGCCACGGAGCCGGCGTACGTCCTCCCCCACCGCGCGCCTCACGGTCGGCGCCGCCGTGGCCCTGGCCGTCGTCGCAGGCTTCCTGCTCGCCGACACCCACGGCTACGCCGAGCTCGTCGTCCCGCTGCGCCTGCGCCGCCTCGCCGCGCTGATCCTGGTCGGCTGGGCCATCTCGCTGTCGACGGTGCTCTTCCAGACCGTCACCGGGAACCGCATCCTCACGCCCTCACTCATGGGGTTCGACGCTCTCTTCCTGCTGCTCCAGACCGTGGTGGTCTTCGCCTTCTCCTCCCAGGCGCTGCGTGAGGTCGACCCGCGGGTGCAGTTCCTCGCCGAGACCCTCCTCATGGTCGGCTTCGCGCTGACGCTCTTCCGTTGGCTCTTCACGTCCGGGCGCCACGGGCTGCACGTGCTGATCCTGGTCGGCATGGTGTTCGCGACCCTCTTCCGCAGCATCACCTCCTTCCTCCAGCGTCTCATCGACCCGAGCGAGTTCCAGGTGCTCCAGGACCTGATGTTCGCCTCGTTCACCACCGTCGACGAGGACCTGGTGTGGATGACCGCCGCCGTGGTCACCGTGGCCACCGCCCTCGTGGTGCGCCGGCTGCACGTCTACGACGTGCTGGCGCTCGGCGCCGAGACCGCCACCAACCTCGGCCTCGACCATCGTCGCGAGACGACCAAGGTCCTGGCGCTGGTCGCCGTGCTCGTCTCGGTCTCCACCGCGCTGGTCGGACCCATCACGTTCTTCGGCCTGCTGGTCGCCCACCTCGCCTACCAGCTCGCCGGCACCCACCGCCACGCCGTGGTGCTGCCGATGGCGGGGCTCGCCGCCGTCGTCTGCCTCGTCGGCGGACAGTTCGTGCTCGAACGCCTGCTGGAGGTCACCACGACCCTCTCGGTGGTCATCGAGCTCGTCGGCGGACTCACCTTTATCGCCCTCCTCATCCACCGAGCCCGGAGGAACCTCGCATGA
- a CDS encoding ABC transporter permease has product MTTTAPVAPTTPPALRAVGMVGGVVGLVVLAAISLSIGVADLSWEIVSSSRLPRTLALVLSGAALAVCGLLLQLLVRNRFVEPSTVGTTEAAGLGLVVVTLLAPGAPLLAKMGTAALFALVGTWLFLAVVRMMPVQETILVPLVGLMLGGVIAAATTFLAFHNDLLQTLNSWMTGDFSGILRGRYELLWVAAVLVAIAFFAADRFTVAGMGETFSTNVGLDHRKVMAVGLGIISVVSAVVVVTVGMIPFLGLVVPNVVSALVGDNARRGLPWVAILGSGLVLVCDIVGRLVRHPYEIPVGTVMGVLGAAFFLYLLLRRSPDAS; this is encoded by the coding sequence ATGACGACCACCGCCCCCGTCGCCCCGACCACCCCGCCGGCCCTCCGCGCCGTCGGGATGGTCGGGGGCGTCGTGGGGCTGGTGGTGCTGGCAGCGATCAGCCTCTCGATCGGCGTTGCCGACCTCAGCTGGGAGATCGTGTCGAGCTCGCGCCTCCCGCGCACGCTCGCCCTCGTCCTCTCCGGAGCCGCCCTGGCCGTCTGCGGCCTCCTGCTGCAGCTGCTGGTCCGCAACCGGTTCGTCGAGCCCTCCACCGTGGGCACCACCGAGGCGGCCGGCCTCGGCCTGGTCGTGGTGACGCTGCTCGCCCCCGGCGCTCCACTGCTGGCGAAGATGGGGACCGCCGCGCTCTTCGCCCTCGTCGGCACCTGGCTGTTCCTGGCCGTCGTACGGATGATGCCCGTCCAGGAGACGATCCTGGTGCCCCTCGTCGGCCTGATGCTCGGCGGCGTCATCGCGGCCGCCACCACCTTCCTCGCCTTCCACAACGACCTGCTGCAGACCCTCAACAGCTGGATGACCGGCGACTTCTCGGGCATCCTTCGGGGGCGCTACGAGCTGCTCTGGGTGGCCGCGGTCCTCGTCGCGATCGCCTTCTTCGCCGCCGACCGGTTCACCGTCGCCGGCATGGGTGAGACCTTCTCGACCAACGTCGGGCTGGACCACCGCAAGGTGATGGCGGTCGGGCTGGGCATCATCTCCGTGGTCAGCGCCGTCGTCGTGGTCACCGTGGGCATGATCCCGTTCCTGGGTCTGGTCGTGCCCAACGTGGTGAGTGCGTTGGTCGGCGACAACGCCCGCCGCGGCCTGCCGTGGGTCGCCATCCTGGGGTCCGGACTGGTGCTCGTGTGCGACATCGTCGGTCGCCTCGTCCGGCACCCCTACGAGATCCCCGTCGGCACCGTGATGGGCGTGCTCGGCGCGGCGTTCTTCCTGTACCTGCTGCTCCGCAGGAGCCCCGATGCGTCCTGA